AAGGCCTCGAAGGACACACTGGCTTTCTGCGACGCGATCATGACGTCGGTGAGGTCGACGCCCTTCTGGCCCATTTCGAAGGCGGCCGCCATCTCGCTGGACACCTTCTGGTTGGCCGCCACCTTGTTGACGGCCTGGCCCAGCATGTCGGCGAAGCTCGGCGCAGCGGCGGCCGGCTGCTCCACCTGGACGGGTTTGGCGCGTGCCATCGCATCCATTTGCATGGCACGCATTTCCAGCATCAGTCGATTGAATTCGACACCCTGACTCATGACTTTCCTCCAACGGCCGCGATTTTTTGACGCTACGCGGTTTGCTGAAGAGGTATCTGCAACAAGGGTGCCAAGAGCTCTGGGACTGATGCCATGGGACGGAATAAAGCCTGATGGCGCTTCGCGCGGCCTCAGCTGGCGTAGAGGTAGGCCTCCACGTCCATGCCGGCATCACGCATCTGGGCCAGCTTGTAACGCAGGGTGCGAGGACTGATCCCCAGGCGCTCGGCGGCCTCCTTGCGGCGACCGCGCTCGGAACGCAGGGTGTCGATGATCATCTGGAACTCGTGACGGCGCAGGTCGTCGCCCAGGGCGCCCGGCGCTTCGGCCACCGGCGCCACCGGCACCGGCACCGCCACCGACGGAACGGCATGCAGGCACGGCGCGACCATGGATGGCGTCAGGGCCATGCCGACAGGGGCGGCCAGACACAGGTCCTGGGGCTGGATCACCCCACCCTGCTGGAGGATCAACGCGCGCTGCACGGCATTGTCCAGTTCGCGGACGTTACCCGGCCAGGCGTGGGCCAGGAGCGCGGCCTGGGCCTCGCCGGAGAAACGCACGGCGGCGTGATTCATTTTTTTGACGTGCTTGGCCAGGAGTCGCTCGGCCAGGGGCAGGATGTCCGCCGGACGCTCGCGCAACGGGCGCCACGCCAGGGGGAAGACCGAGAGGCGGTAGTAGAGGTCCTCTCGGAAGCGCCCCGCCGCCACTTCTCCGGCCAGGTCGCGGTTGGTGGTGGCCAGCACGCGGATATCCAGGCTGATGGGACGACGCCCGCCGACCCGCTCCACCTCCCGCTCCTGCAGGACCCGGAGCAACTTGGCCTGCAGCCCCAGGGGCATCTCGGAAATCTCGTCCAGCAGGAGGGTGCCGCCGTCGGCCAGTTCGAACTTGCCCGGGGCACTGGCGATGGCGCCGGTGAAAGCCCCCTTCTCGTGGCCGAACAGGGTGGCCTCCAGCATGTTGTCGGGGATGGCCGCGCAATTGATGGCGATGAAGGGCCCCTTGGCACGCCCGGACTGCTGGTGGATGTATTGGGCCAGCACTTCCTTGCCGGTCCCGGACTCGCCGGAAATCAGTACGGTGGAATCACTGCGGGCCACCCGGGCGGCCAGTTCGAGCAACTGGCGGCTTGCAGGCTCCAGGGCGACGGGGCCGTCCTGGGACTCGACGCTCATGCGCCCGAGGGCATGGCGAGCCACCAGGTCCAGCAGGACGTTGGGCTCGAAGGGCTTGACCAGGTAATCGGCCGCGCCCTGGCGCATGGCCTCGACCGCCCGCTCGACGGCGCCGAAGGCGGTCATCAGCAGCACCGGCAGTTGCGGGTAACGCTGGCGGACGATGCCCAGCAGACGGTGGCCATCCATGCCGGGCATGTTGACATCGCTCACCATCAGGCCGAAGGCCTCCTCCTCCAGGGCCACCAGGGCCGCCTCGGCGCACTCCACGGCGCGGAAGTCGTAGCCGCCGATCAGCAGGGTGTCCGCCAGGGCCTCGCGCAGGGCGCGGTCGTCTTCGACCAGCAGAATCTTGGCAGTCATCGTCCTTTACTCCTGTGTAACCGAATGCGCCGCGGGAATCAGCGGCAGAACCAGGGTGGCGCAGGTGCCGCGACCCAGGCGGGAGCGCAATCGCAACTCGCCCCGGTGGGCACGCGCCACCGCCTTGACCACGGCCAGCCCGAGGCCGGTCCCGGTGGTCTTGGTGGTGAAGAAGGGTTCGCCCAGGCGCGCCAGGGTGGCGGCATCGATGCCCGGGCCGTTGTCACTGATGCAGAGATGCAAGTCCGACCCGCGTCGGTAGAGATGGACCTTCAGCCGCAGGTCGCGGCTGGCGGCCTGACAGGCGTTTTCGACCAGGTTGAGCATCGCGCCGACGAGGGTGTCTCGATTGCACAGCAGCTCACCCTGGGAGAAGTCGCATTGCCAGCGTACCTTGCGGCCCTCCAGGTGGGTCTCCGCGGAGGCCCGCAGGGCGGCGAAGAGCGCCGACGGCGCCAGGCGGTCGGGCAAGGGCAGGTCGCCACGGGCGAACACCAGCATGTCGCGGACCTGGTGCTCCAGCTCATGCAGGCGTTCCTTCAGGCGCCCGGCGAAACGCTGCTGCTGATCGGCCGGCAGCACCTGCTGGTTCAGGTGACCTGCATAGAGCAATGCGGCGGACAGGGGGGTGCGGATCTGATGGGCCAGGGACGCGACCATGCGGCCCAGGGCGGAAAGTCGCTCGTGACGGGCGAGCTGATCCTGCAGGCGACGGGTTTCCGTCAGGTCGGTGAG
This genomic window from Pseudomonas furukawaii contains:
- the fliE gene encoding flagellar hook-basal body complex protein FliE; translated protein: MSQGVEFNRLMLEMRAMQMDAMARAKPVQVEQPAAAAPSFADMLGQAVNKVAANQKVSSEMAAAFEMGQKGVDLTDVMIASQKASVSFEALTQVRNKLVQAYQDIMQMPV
- the fleR gene encoding sigma-54-dependent response regulator transcription factor FleR, with the protein product MTAKILLVEDDRALREALADTLLIGGYDFRAVECAEAALVALEEEAFGLMVSDVNMPGMDGHRLLGIVRQRYPQLPVLLMTAFGAVERAVEAMRQGAADYLVKPFEPNVLLDLVARHALGRMSVESQDGPVALEPASRQLLELAARVARSDSTVLISGESGTGKEVLAQYIHQQSGRAKGPFIAINCAAIPDNMLEATLFGHEKGAFTGAIASAPGKFELADGGTLLLDEISEMPLGLQAKLLRVLQEREVERVGGRRPISLDIRVLATTNRDLAGEVAAGRFREDLYYRLSVFPLAWRPLRERPADILPLAERLLAKHVKKMNHAAVRFSGEAQAALLAHAWPGNVRELDNAVQRALILQQGGVIQPQDLCLAAPVGMALTPSMVAPCLHAVPSVAVPVPVAPVAEAPGALGDDLRRHEFQMIIDTLRSERGRRKEAAERLGISPRTLRYKLAQMRDAGMDVEAYLYAS
- a CDS encoding sensor histidine kinase; the protein is MNPVVIPAQKTDVIPAEQASREGLEQAFSLFNQMSTQLSESYSMLEARVTELKGQLALVSAQRMQELAEKERLANRLQSVLDLLPGGVIVIDGQGVVREANPVARSLLGQPLVGMLWREVIARNFAPREDDGHEISLKDGRRLSIAIRSLNGEPGQLILLTDLTETRRLQDQLARHERLSALGRMVASLAHQIRTPLSAALLYAGHLNQQVLPADQQQRFAGRLKERLHELEHQVRDMLVFARGDLPLPDRLAPSALFAALRASAETHLEGRKVRWQCDFSQGELLCNRDTLVGAMLNLVENACQAASRDLRLKVHLYRRGSDLHLCISDNGPGIDAATLARLGEPFFTTKTTGTGLGLAVVKAVARAHRGELRLRSRLGRGTCATLVLPLIPAAHSVTQE